The following are encoded together in the Hoplias malabaricus isolate fHopMal1 chromosome 3, fHopMal1.hap1, whole genome shotgun sequence genome:
- the tecpr1a gene encoding tectonin beta-propeller repeat-containing protein 1: MPSSLLWAVDVYGRVYSLSTAGQQWEQCRHAQLEFKRVSAMQHCCWGIACDHHIYLNVHASDVPIRYREETYENQRWNPVDGFSDRLLPSDRWQWSDVTGLQHQPQDSFQLPSENWEWEADWYVDENFGGEPTEKGGWTYAIDFPATYTKDKKWNSCVRRRRWIRYRRYKSQDTWAKIPSEQTGSLPDPFNDISCGGWEITEEPRGRLSLWAVSLQGKVWFRDGIHYVNPEGSIWEEVFTPGEVVQISCGQADLVWAVLWEGQLLVREGISRDCPKGSSWVMVESPSPEAGAIHVAVGVNVVWAVTKDHKVWFRRGVNSHNPCGSGWIGMVGEMVMINVGLNDQVWGINCEDRAVYFRQGVTVSELSGKAWKAISVPRDNERSHSSASASSLQSAGCFFGGEVQLQSQGSVLSDVDSETEKTAEGVPATLEPNDSSKPRIPKVTSDSFISDLVSDREGQIGRREGQSAAAGPSIPEEEGAEAEKEGKTVPSLVLSPSQSIAPDPQWSNVDLEEAQTHLTVGAMADSAETCSLSSVATYTLGLEEQYGQDEHPLWAWVSGGGCEVDSHTPLNWFNCTSGLNSSMQAMSLSITPTQTAAWRKQIFEQLSERSKRELENFRHYEQAIEQSVWVKKGTMQWWRDWKPNKWVDVQFALEQFSGTEGNKDGILFIYYTFNEEKKYLHAFINEVTILVPVLNESKHTFAIYTAERTKQRWPIRLAAATELEMHDWLALLTVSCCDSRGIHGPPSQQAIWSVTCKGDIFASEPTPSLEASPYPAPCDQMFWRQIGGHLRVVECNSLGVVWGIGYDHTAWVYTGGYGGGFFQGLASSTDNIYTQTDVKSVYIYENQRWNPVTGYTNRGLPTDRYMWSDASGLKECTKANTKPPSPHWTWVSDWAIDYSVSGGTDREGWQYAADFPASYHGYKTLKDFVRRRRWARKCKLTTTGPWQEVPPIALSDVTILPCGLNSTVEQVPLWAISNKGDVLCRLGVTSLTSAGTSWLHVGTDQHFKSISIGGVYQVWAIAKDGSAFYRGSVSAQNPAGDCWYHIPSPNRQKLKQVSVGRTSVYVVDENGNLWYRQGVTPSYPQGSSWEHISNNVRKVSVGPLDQVWIIADKVQGSHSLSCGTVCHRLGVQPMEPKGQSWDYGIGGGWDHITVRGNTMEAPRIRMPSLTDNGNSGTAPHSPHLSREQSEMNGNAVGC, translated from the exons ATGCCTAGCTCCCTTCTGTGGGCAGTAGATGTGTATGGGAGGGTTTATAGCCTGTCCACAGCAGGGCAGCAGTGGGAGCAGTGCCGACATGCCCAGCTGGAGTTCAAGCGTGTCTCGGCCATGCAGCACTGCTGCTGGGGTATTGCCTGTGATCATCACATCTACCTGAACGTCCATGCCAGTGATGTACCCATACGCTACAGAGAGGAGACTTATGAGAACCAG CGGTGGAACCCAGTCGATGGCTTCTCAGATCGGCTGTTGCCTAGTGACCGTTGGCAATGGAGCGATGTGACTGGGTTGCAGCATCAGCCGCAAGACAGCTTCCAGCTTCCTTCGGAAAACTGGGAGTGGGAGGCTGACTGGTATGTGGATGAAAACTTTGGAGGAGAACCTACAGAGAAAGGG GGCTGGACATATGCTATTGATTTTCCAGCTACTTACACCAAAGACAAGAAATGGAACTCTTGTGTACGTCGACGCCGATGGATACGCTACAGGAGGTACAAGTCACAAGACACATGGGCTAAG ATCCCTTCCGAGCAGACTGGGTCTCTGCCTGACCCATTTAATGACATAAGCTGTGGTGGTTGGGAGATCACTGAGGAGCCTAGAGGACGTCTGTCTTTGTGGGCTGTTTCTCTGCAGGGAAAG GTGTGGTTCCGTGATGGCATCCACTATGTTAACCCAGAGGGCTCGATCTGGGAGGAAGTGTTCACGCCAGGGGAGGTGGTACAGATCAGCTGTGGACAAGCAGATCTTGTATGGGCTGTGCTATGGGAGGGGCAGCTACTAGTCAGAGAGGGCATCAGTAGAGACTGCCCTAAAG GCTCCTCGTGGGTCATGGTTGAATCACCAAGTCCAGAAGCTGGAGCTATACATGTTGCAGTGGGTGTAAATGTTGTGTGGGCTGTCACAAAGGATCATAAA GTGTGGTTTAGACGAGGTGTGAATTCACACAATCCTTGTGGTTCTGGCTGGATAGGCATGGTTGGGGAGATGGTGATGATCAACGTGGGCCTCAATGACCAG GTGTGGGGTATCAACTGTGAGGACCGGGCTGTGTATTTCCGGCAGGGTGTGACAGTCAGCGAGCTGAGTGGTAAGGCATGGAAGGCAATATCTGTGCCCAGAGACAATGAGCGTTCTCACTCCAGTGCCAGCGCTAGCAGCCTGCAGAG TGCTGGTTGTTTCTTTGGAGGTGAAGTCCAACTGCAGTCGCAGGGCTCAGTTCTTAGCGATGTGGATTCTGAAACAGAGAAGACTGCAGAAGGAGTCCCTGCCACACTTGAGCCAAATGATTCATCGAAGCCGCGAATTCCCAAAGTGACCAGCGATAGCTTCATCTCGGATCTAGTGTCTGACCGAGAGGGTCAGATTGGACGACGTGAGGGTCAGTCAGCTGCAGCAGGTCCATCCATACCAGAGGAGGAGGGGGCAGAAGCGGAGAAAGAGGGCAAAACTGTTCCCTCCCTGGTGCTTTCCCCAAGCCAATCTATAGCTCCGGACCCCCAGTGGAGTAACGTGGACCTGGAGGAGGCACAGACACACCTGACCGTGGGAGCCATGGCAGATTCAGCTGAAACCTGCAGCCTGTCGTCTGTAGCCACTTACACTCTGGGTCTGGAGGAGCAGTATGGACAGGATGAGCACCCGCTCTGGGCCTGGGTCAGCGGAGGAGGCTGTGAAGTCGACTCCCACACACCACTTAACTGGTTCAACTGCACCTCAG GCTTGAACTCATCTATGCaggccatgtcactgtccatcACACCTACGCAGACTGCAGCATGGCGCAAGCAGATTTTCGAACAGCTCAGCGAAAGATCAAAGAGAGAGTTGGAAAACTTCAGACATTACGAACAGGCCATTGAACAG TCTGTTTGGGTGAAGAAGGGCACCATGCAGTGGTGGAGGGACTGGAAGCCTAACAAGTGGGTGGATGTCCAATTTGCACTGGAGCAGTTCTCAGGAACTGAGGGCAACAAGGATGGCATCCTCTTCATATACTACACCTTTAATGAAGAAAAGAAG TATCTTCATGCGTTTATTAATGAAGTCACCATCCTGGTGCCTGTACTAAATGAGTCTAAGCACACATTTGCCATCTACACAGCCGAGAGGACCAAGCAAAGGTGGCCTATACGCCTGGCAGCTGCCACAGAGCTGGAGATGCATGACTGG CTGGCCCTGCTCACTGTATCCTGCTGCGACTCGCGAGGCATCCACGGTCCGCCCTCCCAGCAGGCCATCTGGTCCGTCACCTGCAAAGGAGACATATTTGCCAGTGAACCCACACCAAGCTTGGAGGCTTCTCCATACCCTGCGCCCTGCGACCAAAT GTTCTGGCGTCAGATTGGAGGGCACCTGCGTGTTGTGGAGTGTAACAGTCTGGGAGTGGTCTGGGGGATCGGCTATGATCACACAGCATGGGTCTATACAGGAGGCTATGGCGGAGGCTTTTTCCAGG GGCTTGCCAGCAGCACTGAtaacatctacacacagactgatgtgaagagtgtgtatatatatgagaACCAGCGCTGGAATCCTGTTACTGGCTACACAAATCG GGGGCTCCCTACAGACCGCTATATGTGGAGTGATGCTTCAGGCCTCAAAGAGTGCACCAAGGCAAATACTAAACCTCCCTCACCGCACTGGACATGG GTATCAGACTGGGCTATTGACTATAGTGTATCTGGAGGAACAGACAGGGAAGGCTGGCAGTATGCAGCTGATTTTCCAGC GTCATACCATGGTTATAAAACTTTGAAGGACTTTGTCCGTCGCAGGCGGTGGGCCag AAAGTGTAAACTCACCACAACCGGCCCCTGGCAGGAAGTTCCGCCCATCGCTCTGAGTGATGTCACCATCCTGCCCTGTGGTTTGAATAGTACTGTGGAACAGGTGCCTCTGTGGGCCATTAGCAACAAGGGGGATGTCCTTTGTCGCCTGGGAGTCACCTCCCTCACTTCTGCT GGAACATCATGGCTCCATGTAGGAACGGACCAGCATTTCAAGTCTATCTCCATCGGAGGGGTGTACCAAGTTTGGGCAATTGCCAAGGACGGCTCAGCATTCTACAGAGGCTCTGTGTCAGCCCAAAATCCTGCAG GAGATTGCTGGTACCACATCCCCTCCCCAAACAGACAGAAGCTCAAACAGGTGTCAGTGGGTAGGACATCAGTTTACGTTGTGGATGAAAATG GAAACCTGTGGTATCGCCAAGGTGTGACACCCAGCTACCCTCAGGGTTCCTCGTGGGAACACATCTCTAACAATGTGCGAAAAGTGTCTGTGGGGCCTCTGGACCAG